In the genome of Cupriavidus malaysiensis, one region contains:
- a CDS encoding acyl-CoA dehydrogenase family protein produces the protein MFDHLTDPALVDLRARMRRYVEEELVPLERELGLDAEAPWPREVLQGVWRRSSELGFYQACLPVALGGQGLSIAAQCALKADLAASGAVLAPHVLGDLGGPPRVGNMLKYATPDQLERYFKPVIRGEKSVCFALTELHSGSDAQSITTSAVADGDMLRIDGGKHYISGAPFADFAIVMCVTDAGASPPAISAVLVDLDLPGVKVSQDYVPMSGQHIDADITFTDVRVPRANILGGEGNGFKLGMSRINVNRLLHCPSMLGLAMRAYRSSLQYAGQRRQFGGPIARFQAIQHMLADMAAALWACESMIAQTAALADAGADLRMKAAACKLFVSERCFEVADKAVQIHGNVGVTRGHPVEQAFRKLRMFRVFTGTSEIQRNTIARAILQPAQGEPS, from the coding sequence ATGTTCGATCATCTGACCGATCCCGCCCTGGTCGACCTGCGCGCGCGCATGCGGCGCTACGTCGAGGAGGAACTGGTGCCGCTCGAGCGCGAGCTGGGCCTGGACGCCGAGGCGCCCTGGCCGCGCGAGGTGCTGCAGGGGGTATGGCGCCGCTCCAGCGAGCTGGGCTTCTACCAGGCCTGCCTGCCGGTGGCGCTGGGCGGGCAGGGCCTGAGCATCGCCGCCCAGTGTGCGCTCAAGGCCGACCTGGCCGCCAGCGGCGCCGTGCTGGCGCCGCACGTGCTGGGCGACCTGGGCGGCCCGCCGCGCGTCGGCAATATGCTCAAGTACGCCACGCCGGACCAGCTCGAACGCTACTTCAAGCCGGTGATCCGCGGCGAGAAATCCGTCTGTTTTGCCTTGACCGAATTGCACTCGGGCTCGGACGCGCAGAGCATCACCACCAGCGCCGTGGCCGACGGCGACATGCTGCGCATCGATGGCGGCAAGCACTACATCAGCGGTGCGCCCTTCGCCGACTTCGCCATCGTCATGTGCGTCACCGACGCCGGCGCCTCGCCGCCGGCGATCTCCGCGGTGCTGGTCGACCTTGACCTGCCCGGGGTCAAGGTCAGCCAGGACTATGTGCCGATGTCCGGCCAGCACATCGACGCCGACATCACCTTCACCGACGTGCGCGTGCCGCGCGCCAACATCCTGGGCGGCGAGGGCAACGGCTTCAAGCTGGGCATGTCGCGCATCAACGTGAACCGGCTGCTGCATTGCCCGAGCATGCTGGGACTGGCCATGCGCGCCTACCGCTCGTCGCTGCAGTACGCCGGCCAGCGCCGCCAGTTCGGCGGCCCGATCGCGCGCTTCCAGGCCATCCAGCACATGCTGGCTGACATGGCGGCCGCGCTGTGGGCCTGCGAGAGCATGATCGCGCAGACCGCCGCGCTGGCCGATGCCGGCGCCGACCTGCGCATGAAGGCCGCGGCCTGCAAGCTGTTCGTCTCCGAACGCTGCTTCGAGGTGGCCGACAAGGCGGTGCAGATCCACGGCAACGTGGGCGTCACGCGCGGCCACCCGGTCGAGCAGGCCTTCCGCAAGCTGCGCATGTTCCGCGTCTTCACCGGCACCAGCGAGATCCAGCGCAACACCATCGCGCGCGCCATCCTGCAGCCGGCGCAGGGAGAACCGTCATGA
- a CDS encoding AMP-binding protein codes for MAFALFLQRAARYWGDRPAVMHRERVLSFRQLDERSTRLANALLGLGLRPGDRVAVQSRNCAELVEIECALYKSGLVKAALNPRFTAAEASDVVENCTPRAFIGGDGYTGYARTTPGFAAVEAFVALGGPAAGYLGYEDLLARGGTSRPPHRAAAADAAVLHFSSGSTGRIKAAVQSYGNRMASLRKMLLGMDRQARPGDRLALIGPVTHASGMLMQPFLYCGATLVLFDRFEPAHFLAEVARLRITHVFMVPAMIHMLLADPALEQADLSSLKTLSYGAAPMAPARIREAWERIGPILSQGYGASESTSGVTRLSTADHAEAIAGRPGRLASCGRPHGETEVRVVDEQGREVEGDAIGEIVIRGEDVFQGYWGEPELTREVLVDGWLRTGDLARVDEEGFIYLVDRKKDMIISGGFNVYPTEVEAVLYQHPDVMEACVISVPDATWGESVKAVVALRPGRALEAAALIAHCRERIADYKTPRSVEFVGELPKNPSGKVARKVVREPYWQGVARRVN; via the coding sequence ATGGCTTTTGCCCTCTTCCTGCAGCGGGCCGCGCGCTACTGGGGCGACCGGCCCGCGGTCATGCATCGCGAGCGCGTGCTCAGCTTCCGCCAGCTCGACGAGCGTTCCACCCGGCTGGCCAACGCCCTGCTGGGCCTCGGCCTGCGCCCCGGCGACCGCGTCGCGGTGCAGTCGCGCAACTGCGCGGAACTGGTCGAGATCGAATGCGCGCTGTACAAGTCCGGCCTGGTCAAGGCGGCGCTGAATCCGCGCTTCACCGCCGCCGAGGCCAGCGACGTGGTGGAGAACTGCACGCCGCGCGCCTTCATCGGCGGCGACGGCTATACCGGCTACGCGCGCACCACGCCGGGCTTCGCCGCGGTCGAGGCCTTCGTGGCGCTGGGCGGGCCGGCGGCCGGCTACCTCGGCTACGAGGACCTGCTGGCGCGTGGCGGCACCAGCCGGCCGCCGCATCGTGCGGCGGCGGCCGATGCCGCCGTGCTGCATTTTTCCTCGGGCTCCACCGGCCGCATCAAGGCCGCCGTGCAGAGCTACGGCAATCGCATGGCGTCGCTGCGCAAGATGCTGCTGGGCATGGACCGGCAGGCGCGGCCGGGCGACCGCCTGGCCCTGATCGGCCCGGTCACCCATGCCTCCGGCATGCTGATGCAGCCCTTCCTGTACTGCGGCGCCACGCTGGTCCTGTTCGATCGCTTCGAGCCGGCCCATTTCCTGGCCGAGGTGGCGCGCCTGCGCATCACCCATGTGTTCATGGTGCCGGCGATGATCCACATGCTGCTGGCGGATCCGGCGCTGGAGCAGGCCGACCTGAGCAGCCTGAAGACGCTGAGCTATGGCGCCGCGCCGATGGCGCCGGCGCGCATCCGCGAGGCCTGGGAGCGCATCGGGCCGATCCTGTCGCAGGGCTACGGCGCCAGCGAGTCGACCTCGGGCGTGACGCGGCTGTCCACCGCCGACCATGCCGAGGCGATCGCCGGCCGGCCCGGGCGGCTGGCCTCCTGCGGGCGCCCGCACGGCGAGACCGAGGTGCGCGTGGTCGACGAGCAGGGGCGGGAGGTGGAGGGCGACGCCATCGGCGAGATCGTGATCCGTGGCGAGGATGTGTTCCAGGGCTACTGGGGCGAGCCGGAGCTGACGCGCGAGGTGCTGGTCGACGGCTGGCTGCGCACCGGCGACCTGGCGCGGGTGGACGAGGAGGGCTTCATCTACCTGGTCGACCGCAAGAAGGACATGATCATCTCGGGCGGCTTCAACGTCTATCCGACCGAGGTGGAGGCCGTGCTCTACCAGCACCCCGACGTGATGGAAGCCTGCGTCATCAGCGTGCCCGACGCGACCTGGGGCGAGAGCGTCAAGGCCGTGGTGGCGCTGCGCCCGGGGCGCGCGCTCGAGGCCGCCGCGCTGATCGCGCACTGCCGCGAGCGCATCGCCGACTACAAGACGCCGCGCTCGGTCGAGTTCGTCGGCGAACTGCCCAAGAACCCGAGCGGCAAGGTGGCGCGCAAGGTCGTGCGCGAGCCGTACTGGCAGGGCGTGGCCCGCCGCGTGAACTGA
- a CDS encoding LysR family transcriptional regulator: METRDLEYLLAIPLHGSIGRAAEALGLSQPALTKALQRVEAQAGLPLFERSANGMRPTQAGARFLERARRIQLEYDDALQEMQGIRTGQLGMLRLGYSPSIPEALVLDACRQLLRERPAGRLRLHRRLARELTDSLQAGELDLVVAPLPRQHADAFAATLLFDDSLAVLADPAHPLHGRGPLRLADLAEQEWLLPEPHIVLRQQVDAAFRQRGLGEPKLRIEIDFGSTSLFQLVAGTHLLTIAGTRDGAAHGGLRALPLRQGELDLGRRIGAISRVGAYLSPLAQRMIELLREGSAHKRG; the protein is encoded by the coding sequence ATGGAGACCCGCGACCTGGAATACCTGCTGGCGATCCCCCTGCACGGCAGCATCGGCCGCGCGGCGGAGGCGCTCGGGCTGAGCCAGCCGGCGCTGACCAAGGCCTTGCAGCGCGTGGAAGCGCAGGCAGGCCTGCCGCTGTTCGAGCGCAGTGCCAATGGCATGCGTCCGACCCAGGCGGGAGCGCGCTTTCTCGAACGCGCGCGCCGCATCCAGCTCGAGTACGACGATGCGCTGCAGGAAATGCAGGGCATCCGCACCGGCCAGCTCGGCATGCTGCGGCTGGGCTACTCCCCCTCCATCCCGGAGGCGCTGGTGCTGGATGCCTGCCGCCAGCTGCTGCGCGAGCGCCCCGCCGGCCGGCTGCGCCTGCACCGGCGGCTGGCACGCGAGCTGACCGACTCGCTGCAGGCCGGTGAACTCGATCTCGTCGTGGCCCCCCTGCCCCGCCAGCATGCCGATGCCTTCGCCGCCACACTGCTGTTCGACGACAGCCTGGCCGTGCTGGCCGACCCGGCGCACCCGCTGCATGGCCGCGGTCCGCTGCGGCTGGCGGACCTGGCGGAGCAGGAATGGCTGCTGCCGGAGCCCCACATCGTGCTGCGCCAGCAGGTCGACGCCGCCTTCCGCCAGCGCGGCCTGGGCGAGCCGAAGCTGCGCATCGAAATCGATTTCGGCAGTACCTCGCTGTTCCAGCTGGTCGCCGGCACACACCTGCTCACCATCGCCGGCACGCGTGACGGTGCCGCGCATGGTGGGCTGAGAGCGCTGCCGCTGCGGCAGGGAGAACTGGACCTGGGGCGCCGCATCGGCGCGATCTCGCGGGTCGGCGCGTACCTGTCGCCGCTGGCGCAACGGATGATCGAACTGCTGCGGGAAGGCAGCGCGCACAAGCGCGGCTGA